A window from Sinanaerobacter sp. ZZT-01 encodes these proteins:
- a CDS encoding ACT domain-containing protein, whose amino-acid sequence MLVKQISIFIPNEKGSLAKLTSILVKNHIDIRAISVFDTTEFGILRMVVDNPEETVAILTKEGVVAKISDVLAVEPEDKPGSLDAIFQILSENDINIDYIYSYVMRMRELPYIVLKTDHMEKAAKVLSERGIKVIQ is encoded by the coding sequence ATGCTGGTAAAACAAATTTCTATTTTTATCCCAAACGAAAAGGGGTCTTTGGCGAAATTGACTTCTATATTAGTAAAGAACCATATTGATATTCGGGCAATTTCTGTTTTTGACACAACGGAATTCGGAATTTTAAGGATGGTAGTGGATAATCCGGAGGAGACGGTGGCTATATTAACAAAAGAAGGAGTTGTCGCAAAGATAAGTGATGTTTTAGCGGTAGAGCCGGAAGACAAACCGGGTAGTCTGGATGCAATTTTTCAGATTTTGAGCGAAAATGATATTAATATTGATTATATTTACTCTTATGTCATGCGTATGAGAGAGCTTCCATATATTGTTTTGAAAACGGATCATATGGAAAAGGCAGCAAAGGTTCTTTCAGAACGAGGCATTAAAGTGATACAATAA
- a CDS encoding pyridoxal phosphate-dependent aminotransferase translates to MKFSSKIKQCNLSPIRKFYPYTVEAKKKGKKIYQLNIGQPDIKTPEAFFEAVKNFNAPVLAYAPSPGIPEMVQAIQKYYKGIGIDYAESDIVVTTGGSEALQIVLNCILDNGDEIIIPEPFYPNYNTFVKATGANIRPLTTSVDEGYRYAVREKIEACINENTRAIMFTNPGNPTGVVLTQEEMRLIADIAKEHNLFVIGDEVYREFVYGGEKLASMGHFEDIQDNVIIIDSVSKRFSACGARIGTVITKNKELQQHIMKFCQARLSVPTLDQIASAALYGVPATYFDEVREEYKKRRDTIYAKLSQIEGVVCKAPQGAFYVMAKLPVEDAEEFLIWLLTEFDDNGETVMFAPGGGFYATPGSGKNEVRLAYVLNQKDLERAMDLLALGIKKYNETH, encoded by the coding sequence ATGAAATTTTCAAGCAAGATTAAGCAATGTAATCTTTCCCCGATCCGTAAGTTCTACCCGTATACCGTAGAAGCTAAAAAAAAGGGAAAAAAAATCTATCAGTTGAACATCGGACAGCCTGACATTAAAACACCGGAAGCATTTTTTGAAGCTGTTAAAAACTTTAATGCCCCTGTTCTTGCATACGCTCCTTCTCCCGGTATTCCTGAAATGGTGCAGGCAATTCAAAAATACTATAAAGGAATTGGTATTGACTATGCGGAAAGTGACATTGTTGTCACAACAGGAGGCAGTGAAGCATTACAGATTGTCTTAAACTGTATCCTTGATAATGGCGATGAAATTATTATTCCAGAGCCTTTCTATCCAAACTACAATACCTTTGTAAAGGCAACCGGTGCGAATATCCGACCTTTGACGACTTCAGTAGATGAAGGTTACCGTTATGCTGTAAGAGAAAAAATTGAAGCTTGCATCAATGAAAATACTAGAGCAATTATGTTCACAAATCCAGGAAATCCAACCGGTGTTGTTTTGACACAGGAAGAAATGCGTTTAATTGCTGATATTGCTAAAGAGCACAATTTATTTGTAATCGGTGACGAAGTTTACAGAGAATTTGTATATGGCGGTGAAAAATTAGCCTCCATGGGACATTTTGAAGACATTCAGGATAATGTCATCATCATTGACTCTGTTTCCAAGAGATTCAGTGCCTGCGGTGCAAGAATCGGTACTGTCATTACTAAGAACAAAGAATTACAGCAGCATATTATGAAATTCTGCCAAGCAAGACTTTCTGTTCCAACCTTGGATCAAATTGCTTCCGCTGCACTTTATGGTGTTCCTGCAACTTACTTTGATGAAGTAAGAGAAGAATACAAGAAAAGAAGGGATACTATCTATGCAAAGCTTTCTCAGATTGAAGGTGTCGTATGCAAAGCGCCTCAAGGTGCATTTTATGTTATGGCAAAGCTTCCCGTTGAAGATGCAGAAGAGTTTCTTATCTGGCTGTTAACTGAATTTGATGATAACGGCGAAACAGTTATGTTTGCTCCTGGCGGTGGATTCTATGCAACTCCGGGTTCCGGTAAAAATGAAGTCCGCCTTGCTTACGTGCTCAATCAAAAAGATCTTGAAAGAGCAATGGATCTTCTTGCTCTGGGAATTAAAAAATATAATGAGACACACTGA
- a CDS encoding YoaK family protein: protein MKYLDSTPHQPSESLLLGFLLSCVGGFLDAYTYISRDHVFANAQTGNIVLLGINIMHQNWKSASYYLLPIFAFIFGILIVEMIKNHHIQRESLIHWRQIVIAIEIIFLLIVAYIPVGPENAIANVMISFVCSMQVESFRTINGKSTSTTMCTGNLRNASEQLYYGLRHKEMDSIKKSFHYFFFILSFLFGAIVGSYITLHFMEKSVLLTCAMLTVAFILMFKKK, encoded by the coding sequence ATGAAATACTTAGATTCCACCCCCCATCAGCCATCGGAATCCCTTCTTTTGGGTTTTCTTTTATCTTGTGTCGGAGGATTTCTCGATGCCTATACCTACATTTCGAGAGATCATGTTTTCGCAAACGCACAAACCGGAAATATCGTACTTCTAGGTATCAACATTATGCATCAGAACTGGAAAAGTGCTTCTTACTATTTGCTGCCGATTTTTGCTTTTATTTTTGGCATTCTTATCGTCGAAATGATTAAAAATCACCATATACAAAGAGAAAGTCTAATTCATTGGCGGCAAATTGTAATTGCAATTGAAATCATTTTTCTGCTTATTGTTGCATATATTCCCGTTGGGCCCGAAAACGCGATTGCAAATGTCATGATTTCTTTTGTCTGCTCGATGCAAGTGGAAAGTTTTCGAACCATAAATGGGAAATCTACTTCAACGACAATGTGTACCGGAAATTTAAGAAACGCTTCTGAACAGCTTTACTACGGCTTACGACATAAAGAAATGGATTCTATAAAAAAAAGCTTTCATTATTTCTTTTTCATTCTTTCTTTCCTCTTTGGCGCTATTGTCGGAAGTTACATCACACTTCACTTCATGGAAAAATCTGTTCTTTTAACATGTGCGATGCTTACTGTTGCATTTATTTTAATGTTTAAAAAGAAATAG
- a CDS encoding D-cysteine desulfhydrase family protein, with protein MLLNHEKINFLHLPTPLEYLPTLSKELQIELYIKRDDLTGIGMGGNKLRKLEYFLYDAKQKGATTLLTLGGAQTNHGRLTAAVAAKHGMKCVILCIDEYPGEVSANILLDRLMGAEVVLKKSDGRDVSLQYDELTKEISKRYELEGEVVYPIPIGGSNELGMLGYYECAMELTKQAETLDLENARVISTVGSMGTYMGLFCGLKNENSPLALTGIAILPFEEEKEIHLMNYFKKIKDFYSLPLTPSASDFDVETDYIREGYNKPNQKVREAIYKMARKEAIILDPCYTGKTFAAILDMVQQGKIKKGETIIFLHTGGQPGINTPFHRIEMEKELIDGVTIL; from the coding sequence ATGTTGCTTAATCATGAAAAAATTAATTTTCTTCATCTGCCAACGCCTTTGGAATATTTGCCGACGCTCTCAAAAGAATTACAAATAGAGCTGTATATAAAACGAGATGATCTGACCGGAATCGGCATGGGTGGAAATAAACTGAGAAAATTGGAATACTTCCTTTATGATGCAAAACAAAAGGGTGCAACCACGCTCTTAACTTTGGGCGGAGCACAAACCAATCACGGCCGCCTAACCGCTGCTGTTGCTGCAAAGCATGGTATGAAATGTGTCATTTTATGCATTGATGAATACCCCGGTGAAGTATCTGCAAACATACTCTTAGATCGCTTGATGGGAGCAGAAGTTGTTCTAAAGAAAAGTGATGGCCGGGATGTTTCCCTGCAATACGATGAATTGACCAAAGAAATAAGCAAGCGGTATGAATTGGAAGGTGAAGTTGTATATCCGATCCCAATCGGAGGTTCCAACGAGTTAGGAATGTTAGGCTATTATGAATGTGCAATGGAGCTGACAAAACAGGCAGAGACTCTGGATTTAGAAAATGCTAGGGTAATTTCAACGGTAGGAAGTATGGGGACCTACATGGGACTTTTCTGCGGCTTAAAAAATGAGAATTCTCCTTTGGCTTTAACGGGTATTGCGATTCTGCCTTTTGAAGAAGAAAAAGAAATTCATCTCATGAACTATTTTAAAAAGATAAAAGATTTTTACAGTCTTCCTCTCACTCCGTCAGCATCTGATTTCGATGTAGAAACGGACTATATTCGAGAGGGTTATAACAAACCGAATCAAAAGGTTCGAGAAGCAATCTATAAGATGGCTCGCAAAGAAGCGATTATTTTAGATCCCTGCTATACAGGAAAAACCTTTGCCGCTATTTTAGATATGGTACAGCAAGGAAAAATAAAAAAAGGAGAAACGATTATTTTCCTGCATACCGGAGGTCAGCCGGGAATCAATACTCCATTCCACCGTATCGAGATGGAAAAAGAGCTCATTGATGGTGTCACAATTTTATAA
- a CDS encoding phenylacetate--CoA ligase, whose product MIWSDMETLDREQFREIQLERLKKTVARVYNNVPFYQKAFKTAGVEPGDIKALEDVSNLPMTVKQDFRDNYPFGLFSSPQEEIVRFHASSGTTGKPTVVGYTRNDMDMWSECVARLVSMAGVTNKDTAQISFGYGLFTGALGLQQGLERVGASVIPMSSGNTKKQIMIMKDFRTSALISTPSYALHMAEIAREMGIEPKTDLNIKIGLFGGEGSTEAMRKELVDSWGLFATENYGMSELIGPGVSGECEALCGMHINEDHFLPEIIDPKTGKVLGEGEVGELVITTITKEALPIIRYRTKDITSLHYEKCKCGRTTVRMSKIQGRSDDMLILGGVNVFPSQIEEVLLNTNGIGPHYQIKVFKKGYLDKIEVDVELVDANLLDSFSLLEELKNTIRGRLRTVLGIDAKVTLLEPRSLARFEGKAQRVIDMRGAK is encoded by the coding sequence ATGATATGGAGTGATATGGAAACTCTGGATAGAGAGCAATTTCGAGAAATTCAATTAGAACGGTTGAAGAAAACCGTTGCCCGTGTATATAATAATGTACCGTTTTATCAGAAGGCATTCAAAACGGCAGGAGTTGAACCTGGTGACATCAAAGCACTGGAAGATGTCTCAAACCTTCCAATGACGGTTAAGCAGGATTTTCGTGACAATTATCCATTTGGTCTCTTTTCTTCTCCACAGGAAGAAATTGTACGTTTTCATGCGTCATCAGGAACGACCGGAAAACCTACGGTAGTCGGTTATACAAGAAACGACATGGATATGTGGTCAGAATGTGTCGCCCGCCTGGTGAGTATGGCAGGTGTTACGAATAAAGATACCGCTCAGATTTCGTTTGGATATGGGTTGTTTACGGGAGCGCTGGGTTTGCAGCAGGGACTAGAGCGTGTAGGCGCATCTGTTATTCCTATGTCAAGCGGGAATACAAAGAAACAAATTATGATTATGAAAGATTTTCGAACCAGTGCATTAATCAGTACACCTTCCTATGCACTTCATATGGCAGAGATTGCACGAGAGATGGGGATTGAACCGAAAACGGACTTAAATATAAAAATTGGATTATTCGGAGGTGAAGGCTCAACGGAGGCGATGCGCAAGGAACTGGTTGACAGCTGGGGATTATTTGCAACAGAAAATTACGGAATGAGTGAATTAATCGGACCTGGTGTTTCCGGAGAATGTGAAGCACTTTGTGGAATGCATATAAATGAAGACCATTTTTTGCCGGAAATCATTGATCCGAAAACGGGTAAAGTACTGGGCGAAGGAGAAGTAGGCGAGCTTGTTATCACAACAATCACGAAAGAGGCACTGCCGATTATTCGTTACAGAACAAAAGACATCACTTCGCTGCACTATGAAAAGTGTAAATGCGGAAGAACGACGGTTCGGATGTCAAAGATTCAGGGCAGAAGTGATGATATGTTGATACTGGGAGGCGTTAATGTCTTTCCTTCACAGATCGAAGAGGTACTTCTTAATACGAATGGTATTGGGCCGCATTATCAAATTAAGGTATTTAAAAAAGGTTATCTTGATAAAATTGAAGTAGATGTTGAGTTGGTCGATGCAAATCTTTTGGATTCTTTCTCACTTTTAGAAGAATTAAAAAATACGATCAGAGGGAGACTTCGTACCGTTCTTGGCATTGATGCAAAAGTTACCTTGCTTGAGCCTAGAAGCTTAGCACGTTTTGAAGGAAAAGCGCAGAGAGTTATTGATATGAGGGGGGCGAAATAA
- the rsgA gene encoding ribosome small subunit-dependent GTPase A, with translation MSLNKLDCYGVSERFLGEASLYPAFELGRVISQYRKLYKIITNKGEVFAEVSGKFRYEIRYLCDYPAVGDFVMLDQAKEQSGNRMIHNVLTRKSSFERTSVGAKDQTQVVAANIDYIFICMSLNLDYNLRRLERYLSIAWNSGATPVIILTKSDLCINIEQKLIEMDQVAIGVDVIVASGMEGDSYLQLLKYFKRGVTASFIGSSGVGKSTLINRLAGKEILLTSEIGKDDKGRHTTTHRELIPLPQGGVVIDTPGMRELGVDSVDLAKAFADLEKLAESCRFKDCSHKDEPGCAVRDAIEKGEVDRKRLESYHKLKKEARYDGLTSKQIETEKLNSMFQEFGGMKNARKYIKKHNKRSIKY, from the coding sequence ATATCATTGAATAAATTAGATTGTTATGGAGTAAGCGAGCGCTTCTTAGGGGAAGCAAGCTTATATCCTGCTTTTGAATTGGGGAGAGTCATTTCTCAATATAGAAAGCTGTATAAGATTATAACAAATAAGGGAGAAGTTTTTGCGGAGGTATCCGGTAAATTTCGTTATGAGATACGTTACTTGTGTGATTATCCTGCAGTTGGTGATTTTGTAATGCTGGATCAAGCTAAGGAGCAGTCAGGAAATCGGATGATCCATAATGTGCTTACCAGAAAAAGCTCTTTTGAAAGGACTTCTGTCGGCGCAAAAGATCAAACGCAGGTGGTTGCTGCAAATATTGACTATATTTTTATTTGCATGTCATTAAACCTTGATTATAATTTGCGCAGGCTGGAGCGGTATCTTTCGATTGCATGGAACAGCGGAGCAACCCCCGTTATCATCCTGACAAAGTCGGATTTATGTATCAATATTGAGCAGAAGCTTATTGAAATGGATCAGGTAGCAATTGGTGTTGATGTCATAGTCGCTTCCGGAATGGAGGGGGATTCATACCTTCAATTATTAAAATATTTCAAACGTGGTGTAACGGCTTCTTTTATTGGCTCTTCTGGAGTCGGAAAATCAACGCTGATCAATCGTCTAGCAGGGAAAGAAATTCTTTTGACTTCTGAAATCGGCAAAGACGATAAAGGGAGACATACAACAACGCACAGAGAATTAATTCCCCTTCCACAGGGTGGAGTTGTTATTGATACACCGGGAATGCGGGAATTAGGGGTTGATTCAGTTGATTTGGCAAAGGCTTTTGCAGATTTAGAAAAATTAGCTGAGTCGTGCCGATTTAAGGATTGTTCCCATAAGGATGAACCGGGATGTGCAGTAAGGGACGCAATTGAAAAGGGAGAAGTTGATCGCAAGAGACTGGAAAGTTATCATAAGCTTAAAAAAGAGGCACGTTATGATGGATTGACATCTAAACAAATAGAAACAGAAAAGCTGAATTCGATGTTCCAAGAATTCGGTGGCATGAAGAATGCAAGAAAGTATATAAAGAAGCATAATAAACGAAGCATAAAATATTAA
- a CDS encoding tryptophan-rich sensory protein produces the protein MKVDFKIRVSVLLTFILMIAVNILANAIPINGVTTAEVADFYANLFTPAPITFAIWGLIYLLLFGYTIYQFIYKGRNITAQLMNRIGIYFLISSLSNAAWILCWHYFKIPFSMICMLLILICLIKIASENAKMQFSLKEWFFIRLPFSIYFGWITVATIANVATLLVYLKWDGFGISEVIWTVIAVSLGAIIGILTMLLYRDMAYGFAVIWGFIGILIKQLSPSGFQGEYKAIILTVSVAILLLFIAEVYLFLSKLRMKK, from the coding sequence ATGAAAGTTGATTTTAAAATAAGAGTGTCGGTTCTGCTTACTTTTATATTGATGATAGCAGTCAATATACTTGCAAATGCAATTCCCATTAATGGTGTAACGACTGCTGAGGTAGCCGATTTTTACGCCAATTTGTTTACACCGGCGCCGATTACTTTTGCTATTTGGGGCCTCATTTATTTACTTCTTTTTGGCTACACTATTTATCAGTTTATTTATAAAGGAAGAAATATTACGGCACAGCTGATGAACCGAATCGGAATTTATTTTTTGATTTCGTCATTGTCAAATGCGGCTTGGATCCTTTGCTGGCATTATTTTAAAATTCCTTTCTCAATGATCTGCATGCTCCTTATTTTAATTTGTTTAATAAAGATTGCATCGGAGAATGCAAAAATGCAATTTTCTTTAAAGGAATGGTTTTTCATTCGTTTGCCTTTCAGTATATATTTTGGCTGGATAACGGTAGCGACCATTGCAAATGTGGCGACGCTTCTTGTTTATCTAAAATGGGACGGATTTGGTATTTCAGAAGTGATATGGACCGTAATTGCAGTTTCATTGGGAGCAATCATCGGTATTCTGACCATGCTGCTGTATAGAGATATGGCTTATGGTTTTGCTGTAATATGGGGATTCATTGGGATTTTAATAAAACAGCTGTCACCAAGCGGATTTCAGGGGGAATATAAAGCTATTATTTTAACTGTGTCTGTAGCCATTCTTTTATTATTCATTGCGGAAGTATACTTATTTCTTTCTAAACTTCGCATGAAAAAATAA
- a CDS encoding fructose-1,6-bisphosphatase produces the protein MEISQSDLKYLELLSEQYKTVGEASTEIINLMAILNLPKGTEHFISDLHGEYESFLHIIKNASGVIKLKIDETFGERMTPEQRKSLATLIYYPEQKLEIMKQEVSDLDAFYRETLAVLIELCGIITFKYTRSYVRKQVPKEYAYIIEELLYGLSRSESENKLQYRQSIINTIIEIHAADDFIIKMSELISRISVNRLHIIGDIFDRGPGGDIILEALMNHHSVDIQWGNHDILWMGGAAGNKSCIANIIRICTRYDNLHTLEVGYGISIRPLVTFALSTYADDPCPNFKPKVSTTDALYASDVNSLAKINKAIAIIQFKLEGQLIEKHPFYEMDELRLLHKVNYQNATVEIDGKVYELNNKFFPTIDPEDPYKLTETEEAVMNRLQQAFLESETLQRHIQFLFAKGNIYSCYNDNLLFHGCIPMELDGSFSEIKTSTGTMKGKAWLDHAEQIVREGYFGEEGTPQKERGVDYFWYLWCGYKSPLFGKKKITTFERCFIDDESTWYEAKNPYYKLIDDEEIVDKMVEEFDLPKGEARIINGHMPVSKGTSPVHANGRVFVIDGGFAKPYQKKTGIAGYSLIYNSYGFILTSHEPFESAKIAVEQEKDIHATMVAKEDITERILNKDTDLGRQMQGKIADLKKLLHAYRCGMVRQKA, from the coding sequence ATGGAAATTAGCCAAAGTGATCTAAAGTACCTAGAGCTGTTATCAGAGCAGTATAAAACTGTCGGCGAAGCCAGTACCGAGATCATTAATCTAATGGCAATTTTAAATTTGCCAAAAGGTACCGAACATTTTATCAGTGACCTGCATGGAGAATATGAATCATTTCTTCATATTATAAAGAATGCATCCGGCGTTATTAAATTGAAGATTGATGAGACTTTTGGAGAACGGATGACTCCGGAACAAAGAAAGTCACTTGCCACTTTGATTTATTATCCAGAGCAAAAGCTAGAGATTATGAAGCAGGAGGTTTCCGATTTAGATGCCTTTTATCGAGAAACACTAGCAGTCTTGATTGAACTATGCGGAATCATTACATTTAAATACACGAGATCTTATGTAAGAAAGCAAGTTCCAAAGGAATATGCTTATATTATAGAAGAATTGCTTTACGGATTAAGCAGAAGTGAGAGCGAAAACAAGCTGCAGTATCGGCAAAGCATTATCAATACAATTATTGAAATCCATGCTGCGGATGATTTTATTATTAAAATGTCAGAGCTGATTTCACGAATCAGCGTCAACCGTCTGCATATCATAGGCGATATTTTTGACAGAGGCCCTGGCGGCGATATTATTTTGGAAGCGCTGATGAATCATCACAGCGTAGATATTCAATGGGGAAATCATGATATCTTATGGATGGGCGGTGCAGCAGGGAATAAGTCATGCATTGCCAATATTATAAGAATTTGCACACGCTATGATAACTTACATACGCTGGAGGTTGGCTACGGAATCAGCATTCGGCCTTTGGTAACCTTTGCATTGAGCACCTATGCGGATGATCCGTGCCCGAATTTCAAACCAAAGGTAAGCACGACGGATGCATTATATGCCAGTGATGTGAATTCTCTTGCAAAAATTAATAAAGCGATCGCGATTATTCAGTTCAAATTGGAAGGCCAATTGATTGAAAAGCACCCCTTCTATGAAATGGATGAACTGCGTTTGCTGCACAAGGTAAATTATCAAAATGCAACGGTAGAGATAGACGGAAAAGTATATGAGTTAAACAATAAATTCTTCCCGACGATTGATCCGGAAGATCCGTATAAGCTGACAGAAACGGAAGAAGCAGTAATGAACCGCTTGCAGCAGGCATTTTTAGAGAGCGAAACACTGCAACGGCACATACAATTTTTATTTGCAAAGGGCAATATCTATAGCTGCTATAATGATAACCTGCTATTCCATGGCTGTATCCCAATGGAGCTTGACGGTTCTTTTTCAGAAATCAAAACAAGCACCGGAACGATGAAAGGAAAGGCTTGGTTGGATCACGCAGAGCAGATTGTACGCGAAGGATATTTTGGAGAAGAAGGAACTCCGCAGAAAGAGCGTGGGGTTGATTATTTCTGGTATTTATGGTGTGGATATAAGTCACCGCTTTTCGGAAAGAAAAAAATTACAACCTTTGAGCGTTGCTTCATAGATGATGAATCAACCTGGTATGAAGCAAAAAATCCATATTATAAGCTCATAGATGATGAAGAAATTGTGGATAAAATGGTTGAAGAGTTTGATCTGCCGAAAGGTGAGGCGCGCATCATTAATGGACATATGCCGGTAAGCAAGGGAACCAGTCCGGTTCATGCAAACGGGAGAGTTTTTGTAATCGACGGCGGGTTTGCAAAGCCATACCAAAAAAAGACGGGGATTGCGGGATATTCGCTGATCTATAATTCATACGGCTTTATTCTAACATCACATGAGCCGTTTGAATCTGCTAAAATTGCGGTAGAGCAGGAAAAGGATATTCATGCTACAATGGTTGCAAAAGAAGACATTACAGAACGTATCTTAAATAAAGACACAGATCTTGGCAGACAGATGCAGGGAAAGATTGCAGACCTGAAGAAGCTGCTGCATGCATACCGCTGCGGTATGGTGAGACAGAAAGCTTAA
- a CDS encoding YjiH family protein, whose product MENQTKPVYKKIDVLKFIIPSVLGIILFMIPIQFEGNFTIPIALVAKVMSRVLGAFLPGLCTFIVCISALGSLIAYFFKPKFILESKSLNGFFNVQLIWVIARILGMIFILMVYTGTGPEYVISADTGSFVMDLLSTLVLIFVFAGLLLPLLLDFGLLEYVGTLLVKVMRPIFTLPGRSAVDCMTSWLGDGTLGVMLTSRQYEEGYYSAREASVISTTFSAVSITFCLVVIEEVRMAHMFVPYYLSICFIGVIIALIIPRIPPLSVKKDTYFGDGDIPDESIPKGHTTGSWAFHKAIEKSHASGGFKEFIGNGCKNAIDMWFGVMPIVMAFGTVILIVCTYTPIFAILGKPFVPLLNFLQLPEAETASTSLLVGFADMFVPAIIAGAQISSELTRFVVAVISVTQLIYMSEVGALILGSKIPVKLWELFVIFLERTLISLVIASLIGRYLLHLV is encoded by the coding sequence ATGGAAAATCAAACCAAACCTGTTTATAAAAAGATTGATGTATTAAAATTTATTATTCCATCTGTATTAGGCATTATTTTGTTTATGATTCCCATTCAATTTGAAGGGAATTTTACAATACCTATTGCGCTTGTTGCAAAAGTAATGTCACGCGTATTGGGAGCGTTTCTTCCCGGACTATGCACTTTTATTGTTTGTATATCTGCTCTTGGCAGTCTAATCGCTTATTTTTTCAAACCTAAATTTATATTAGAAAGTAAGAGCCTTAACGGGTTTTTTAATGTACAGCTTATATGGGTGATCGCACGAATATTAGGTATGATTTTTATTTTAATGGTTTACACAGGGACCGGTCCCGAATATGTTATTTCTGCCGATACGGGTTCCTTTGTTATGGACTTATTATCTACACTTGTTCTTATCTTTGTTTTTGCAGGTCTATTGCTTCCACTGCTATTGGATTTTGGTTTACTAGAGTATGTGGGAACTTTATTGGTTAAAGTTATGAGACCGATATTTACGCTTCCGGGACGTTCTGCGGTAGACTGTATGACCTCTTGGCTGGGTGACGGTACGCTAGGTGTTATGCTGACATCACGGCAATATGAAGAAGGTTATTATTCTGCTCGTGAAGCATCTGTTATCTCAACAACCTTTTCCGCAGTATCCATTACTTTCTGTTTAGTCGTCATTGAAGAAGTTCGCATGGCGCACATGTTTGTTCCATATTATCTAAGTATCTGCTTTATCGGTGTTATCATTGCCCTTATTATTCCTCGTATTCCTCCTTTATCCGTGAAAAAAGATACATACTTTGGGGATGGAGATATACCTGACGAATCGATTCCGAAAGGTCATACAACAGGAAGCTGGGCGTTTCATAAGGCAATTGAAAAATCTCATGCAAGCGGTGGATTTAAAGAATTTATTGGAAATGGGTGCAAAAATGCCATAGATATGTGGTTTGGCGTTATGCCTATTGTTATGGCATTTGGTACTGTAATTTTAATCGTGTGTACATATACCCCTATTTTTGCCATACTGGGCAAGCCATTTGTTCCGCTGCTGAATTTTTTACAGTTGCCGGAAGCAGAGACGGCCTCCACTTCTCTTTTAGTGGGGTTTGCGGATATGTTTGTTCCGGCCATCATTGCTGGTGCACAAATTAGCAGTGAACTGACCCGCTTTGTAGTTGCGGTGATATCGGTTACACAGTTGATTTACATGTCTGAGGTTGGTGCTTTGATCCTTGGATCAAAAATACCTGTTAAACTGTGGGAGTTATTCGTAATATTTTTGGAAAGGACGCTGATTAGTCTCGTTATTGCATCTTTAATAGGAAGGTATCTTCTTCATTTAGTTTAG
- a CDS encoding PspC domain-containing protein has product MEKRLYKSRDDRAIMGVCGGIAEYFEIDSVIVRLLAVVFIFMAGASIWAYIIAAIVIPERPIKMMNEEYGSTYENGEYNAAEEKSSTTEKGRHSSKLAIGAVFLFLGLYLLLKIFVPYFDGRIIMAIAFILIGIGVIATK; this is encoded by the coding sequence ATGGAAAAGAGATTGTATAAATCGAGAGACGACCGTGCAATTATGGGAGTATGCGGCGGCATTGCAGAATACTTTGAAATTGATTCTGTGATCGTTCGTTTGCTGGCGGTTGTATTTATTTTTATGGCTGGCGCAAGCATTTGGGCTTATATTATAGCAGCAATTGTAATACCGGAAAGACCGATAAAAATGATGAACGAAGAGTATGGTTCAACCTACGAAAACGGTGAATATAATGCGGCAGAGGAAAAATCGTCTACGACAGAAAAAGGAAGACATAGCTCAAAGCTGGCAATCGGAGCAGTATTTTTGTTCTTAGGACTTTACTTGCTTTTGAAAATATTTGTACCGTATTTTGATGGCAGAATTATTATGGCAATCGCCTTTATTCTGATTGGTATCGGTGTAATTGCGACCAAATAA